From one Cupriavidus sp. P-10 genomic stretch:
- a CDS encoding BON domain-containing protein → MFNFRNDRGSRGGNQGQRREGGQPSGMRDENRGSGSEDWGREWGEDWRGEQRNEGRNEGRREGRSEWRGEGQGRYGSESYGNEGRGGESSRHGGPWYQQDTPAGQTRGGWGQPGYGASDAGGTGHPYSSGYGGYSPSAQDSGYRSQERVSGYGYRDEDRFGPRGRGGERDERDSGERGERGERGERGERGGRAMHWREGMERDRSQRGGEPTYGSGYYGDSGRGGQSFSGGQRVYPDDPGYRRSRAFGQQAATQGQHAGRRVTGPKGYRRSDERVREDVCERLAMNPYIDVGEVSVEVANGVVTLDGTVRERREKYVIEEIADAVFGVTEVDNRLRMGTQGGRGSAWAAGSEVGGEDTGSGTAGSAGISPERTLNKS, encoded by the coding sequence ATGTTCAACTTCCGCAACGACCGCGGCAGCCGCGGGGGCAATCAGGGCCAGCGCCGCGAGGGCGGCCAGCCATCGGGCATGCGCGACGAGAACCGGGGCAGCGGCTCCGAAGACTGGGGCCGGGAATGGGGTGAAGACTGGCGCGGCGAGCAGCGCAATGAAGGTCGCAATGAAGGCCGCAGGGAGGGACGCAGCGAGTGGCGTGGCGAGGGCCAGGGCCGCTATGGCAGCGAGTCTTACGGCAACGAAGGCCGCGGCGGCGAATCCTCGCGCCACGGCGGACCCTGGTACCAGCAGGACACGCCCGCGGGCCAGACCCGCGGCGGCTGGGGCCAGCCGGGCTATGGCGCCTCCGATGCGGGCGGCACCGGCCACCCTTACAGCAGCGGCTATGGCGGCTACAGTCCGTCGGCGCAGGACAGCGGCTATCGCAGCCAGGAGCGCGTATCGGGCTATGGTTATCGCGATGAAGACCGCTTCGGGCCGCGCGGCCGGGGCGGCGAGCGCGACGAACGTGACAGCGGCGAACGGGGCGAACGGGGCGAACGGGGCGAACGGGGCGAACGGGGCGGCCGTGCCATGCACTGGCGCGAAGGCATGGAGCGCGACCGCAGCCAGCGTGGCGGCGAACCGACCTATGGCAGTGGCTACTACGGCGATTCCGGCCGCGGTGGCCAGTCGTTCAGCGGCGGGCAGCGGGTCTATCCGGACGATCCCGGCTATCGCCGCAGCCGGGCCTTCGGCCAGCAGGCGGCTACGCAGGGACAGCACGCCGGCCGGCGTGTGACCGGACCCAAGGGCTATCGCCGCTCCGACGAGCGCGTGCGGGAAGACGTGTGCGAACGCCTCGCCATGAACCCGTACATCGATGTCGGCGAGGTCAGCGTGGAAGTCGCCAACGGCGTGGTCACGCTGGATGGCACGGTGCGCGAGCGCCGGGAGAAGTATGTGATCGAGGAAATCGCTGACGCCGTGTTCGGCGTGACCGAAGTCGACAACCGGCTGCGTATGGGAACGCAAGGCGGCCGGGGCTCCGCCTGGGCCGCCGGCTCGGAGGTCGGTGGGGAGGACACTGGCAGCGGCACAGCGGGCAGCGCCGGCATCTCGCCGGAGCGCACGCTGAACAAGAGCTGA
- a CDS encoding SDR family oxidoreductase — protein sequence MSTPKSVPPQHQDRQPGLEAPMRPQPDSGADDYVGSGRLQGRVALVTGGDSGIGRAIAVAFAREGADVAISYLDEHADARETVELVEASGRKCLAIAGDLADCSHAEGVARQTLQQYGKLDILVNNAAEQHPKESLEEVDEGQVEATFRTNVFAMFHLTRAVLPHLKAGASILNTTSVTAYRGSKHLLDYSATKGAIVSFTRSLALQVVERGIRVNGVAPGPIWTPLIPSTFTAEEVAEFGKKTPMGRPGQPFEVAAGYVFLASDAASYITGQILHINGGEVVNG from the coding sequence ATGTCCACACCGAAGAGCGTCCCACCCCAGCACCAGGATCGCCAGCCGGGACTGGAAGCGCCCATGCGGCCGCAGCCGGACAGCGGCGCGGACGACTACGTCGGCAGCGGCCGCCTGCAAGGGCGCGTGGCGCTGGTCACGGGTGGCGACAGCGGTATCGGCCGCGCCATTGCCGTGGCCTTCGCGCGCGAAGGCGCCGACGTTGCCATCTCCTATCTCGACGAGCATGCCGATGCTCGCGAAACGGTCGAACTGGTTGAAGCCTCCGGGCGCAAGTGCCTCGCGATCGCAGGCGACCTTGCCGACTGCAGCCATGCCGAAGGGGTCGCGCGCCAGACGCTGCAGCAGTACGGCAAGCTCGATATCCTGGTCAACAACGCCGCCGAGCAGCATCCCAAGGAATCGCTGGAAGAGGTCGACGAAGGCCAGGTCGAGGCCACCTTCCGCACCAACGTCTTCGCCATGTTCCACCTGACGCGCGCGGTACTGCCGCACCTGAAGGCGGGCGCGTCGATCCTGAACACCACCTCGGTGACCGCGTATCGCGGCAGCAAGCACCTGCTCGACTACTCGGCGACCAAGGGCGCGATCGTGTCGTTCACGCGTTCGCTCGCGTTGCAGGTGGTCGAACGCGGCATCCGCGTCAATGGCGTCGCGCCGGGCCCGATCTGGACCCCGCTGATCCCGTCCACCTTCACTGCCGAAGAAGTCGCCGAGTTCGGGAAGAAGACGCCGATGGGCAGGCCGGGACAGCCGTTCGAAGTGGCGGCCGGCTATGTGTTCCTGGCCTCGGATGCGGCGAGCTATATCACGGGGCAGATCCTGCACATCAACGGTGGCGAGGTCGTCAACGGCTGA
- a CDS encoding hemerythrin domain-containing protein produces MSDGIDTLVQQHRSCDAALARLEGALREGDWTQAAAAFAGLEAALGGNFGAEEARLFPAFEQATGMAGGPTAVMRHEHDEVRALMDNVREWLSLRDGNALAAETDTLVVLLQQHNIKEENVLFPMCRAHVPDLDAVLHGIA; encoded by the coding sequence ATGTCTGATGGCATCGATACCCTGGTGCAGCAGCACCGCAGTTGCGACGCCGCGCTCGCACGCCTGGAAGGCGCGCTGCGCGAAGGCGACTGGACACAGGCCGCCGCGGCGTTCGCCGGGCTGGAGGCCGCGCTCGGCGGCAACTTCGGCGCGGAAGAGGCGCGGCTGTTCCCCGCCTTCGAACAGGCCACCGGCATGGCCGGCGGCCCAACCGCCGTCATGCGCCACGAACACGATGAAGTGCGCGCGCTGATGGACAACGTGCGCGAATGGCTGTCGCTGCGCGACGGCAATGCGCTCGCGGCAGAGACCGACACGCTGGTGGTGCTGCTGCAGCAGCACAACATCAAGGAAGAAAACGTGCTGTTCCCGATGTGCCGCGCGCACGTGCCGGACCTTGATGCCGTGCTGCATGGCATCGCGTAG
- a CDS encoding ParB-like protein: MRNTTERRDRASPRNGKDIAELARLRPTQLTLGYTHVSHKKEVTRRHADRNDLAQLRRFMRSHRIKTVVGPGGALYIVDHHHWARAWLELGYQWAPVRILRDLSKLAPSAFWKRMGQLGHVHPYDEHGKLRGRRALPPTVMGMRDDPYRSLAAFAREAGAYRKPGSAYGDFRWAGFLRDRVVQDVHSIAGFGLALSESIKLARSSKARRLPGYCGGPQNGEAGKS, from the coding sequence GTGCGGAACACAACTGAACGGCGCGACCGCGCCAGCCCCCGGAACGGCAAGGATATTGCCGAGCTGGCGCGGCTGCGCCCCACGCAACTGACGCTGGGCTATACCCACGTCAGCCACAAGAAGGAAGTCACGCGGCGCCACGCGGACCGCAATGACCTCGCGCAGCTGCGTCGTTTCATGCGCAGCCACCGCATCAAGACCGTGGTGGGTCCCGGTGGCGCTCTCTATATCGTCGATCACCATCACTGGGCCCGCGCCTGGCTTGAACTGGGATACCAGTGGGCGCCGGTGCGCATCCTGCGCGACCTGAGCAAACTGGCACCGTCGGCCTTCTGGAAGCGCATGGGCCAGCTCGGCCATGTCCACCCGTACGACGAACACGGCAAGCTCCGGGGCCGCAGGGCGCTGCCGCCCACCGTGATGGGCATGCGCGACGACCCATACCGCAGCCTTGCGGCGTTCGCGCGCGAGGCCGGTGCCTACCGCAAGCCGGGCAGCGCCTATGGGGATTTTCGCTGGGCCGGCTTCCTGCGCGATCGGGTGGTACAGGATGTCCACAGCATCGCGGGCTTTGGCCTGGCGCTGTCGGAATCCATCAAGCTGGCGCGCAGCAGCAAGGCCAGGCGGCTGCCTGGCTATTGCGGCGGGCCACAGAACGGCGAGGCGGGGAAGAGCTGA
- a CDS encoding type IV pili methyl-accepting chemotaxis transducer N-terminal domain-containing protein — MPYTDLPADLLAAPPADPPAEAQAATPLRHRLSTRIISLSLAVLLVVLGMISGTLWLSWKLEGAGAAINDAGSLRMRANRVAIELTLAHAQRGNALAMQVQALDGTLAQLRQGNPSRPLFLPDEPAIHAQLERVTRDWHAHLRPIAMAGADSTAPARYIAALPGFVAQADTLVGMIERDSARKTDLLRLSQTALALMACVGTVAVIYLLYLWIILPVLRLQDGLRRMAAREFSLRLPVETRDEFGTLCEGFNRMAGELQGLYSDLEARVAQKTAELERQNRDLETLYDMAALLNQASDADTMVRGFLARVMRQFDAEGGSVRVLDPRNGRMHLLASAGLPVALAEAASCAAADACHCGEATREAVVTIADLRGTRRAGGVGQPDAGAQDSTPCARNGFQALAAFRIESQRGATGVFALHFRAQRTLPASDRQLLETLGQHLGTALEHLRLSATARQLAVVEERNLVAQGLHDSIAQGLNYLNLQVQLLDDAVARDDLAETREIVPMLRHGVEESYQDVRELLNNFRSRLGGGELRPAVEDTVARFRRQCRTEATLTIDEQADGIGAGGRPLSPEQQLQVLFILQEALSNVRKHALAAHVTVALSHGRDFRLVVEDDGEGFDPAEPATRAEAHIGLNIMRERAARLGAQLHVRAAPGRGVRIELVLPRRAPQNPETQP; from the coding sequence ATGCCTTACACCGATCTACCGGCCGATCTACTGGCCGCCCCCCCGGCCGATCCCCCGGCCGAAGCGCAGGCCGCCACACCGCTGCGCCATCGCCTTTCCACGCGCATCATCTCGCTGTCGCTGGCCGTGCTGCTGGTGGTGCTCGGCATGATCTCCGGCACGCTGTGGCTGTCGTGGAAGCTCGAAGGCGCCGGCGCCGCCATCAATGACGCCGGCAGCCTGCGCATGCGCGCCAACCGGGTTGCGATCGAGCTGACACTCGCGCACGCGCAGCGCGGCAATGCGCTGGCGATGCAGGTGCAGGCGCTGGACGGCACGCTGGCGCAGCTGCGCCAGGGCAACCCGTCGCGCCCGCTGTTCCTGCCCGATGAACCCGCCATCCACGCCCAGCTCGAGCGCGTCACCAGGGACTGGCACGCCCACCTGCGCCCGATCGCCATGGCCGGCGCCGACAGCACCGCGCCGGCACGCTATATCGCCGCGCTGCCCGGCTTCGTGGCCCAGGCCGACACGCTGGTCGGCATGATCGAGCGCGACAGCGCGCGCAAGACCGACCTGCTGCGCCTGTCGCAGACGGCGCTGGCGCTGATGGCCTGCGTCGGCACCGTGGCGGTGATCTACCTGCTCTACCTGTGGATCATCCTGCCGGTGCTGCGGCTGCAGGACGGCCTGCGGCGCATGGCCGCACGCGAGTTCTCGCTGCGCCTGCCGGTGGAGACCCGCGACGAGTTCGGCACCCTCTGCGAAGGCTTCAACCGCATGGCCGGCGAACTGCAGGGCCTGTACAGCGACCTGGAGGCGCGGGTGGCGCAGAAGACCGCCGAGCTGGAGCGCCAGAACCGCGACCTGGAGACGCTGTACGACATGGCGGCGCTTTTGAACCAGGCCAGCGATGCAGACACCATGGTGCGCGGCTTCCTGGCGCGCGTGATGCGCCAGTTCGACGCCGAGGGCGGCAGCGTGCGCGTGCTCGACCCGCGCAACGGCCGCATGCACCTGCTGGCCAGCGCGGGCTTGCCCGTGGCGCTGGCTGAGGCCGCGTCCTGCGCCGCCGCCGATGCCTGCCATTGCGGCGAGGCCACGCGCGAAGCGGTGGTCACGATCGCCGACCTGCGCGGCACGCGCCGCGCAGGCGGCGTGGGGCAACCCGACGCCGGGGCGCAGGACAGCACGCCGTGCGCGCGCAACGGCTTCCAGGCGCTGGCGGCATTCCGCATCGAAAGCCAGCGCGGCGCCACCGGTGTGTTCGCGCTGCATTTCCGCGCCCAGCGCACGCTGCCCGCCTCCGACCGGCAACTGCTCGAAACGCTGGGCCAGCACCTGGGCACTGCGCTGGAGCACCTGCGGCTGTCGGCGACGGCGCGCCAGCTCGCGGTGGTCGAAGAACGCAACCTGGTGGCACAGGGCCTGCACGACAGCATCGCGCAGGGCCTGAACTACCTGAACCTGCAGGTGCAACTGCTCGACGACGCGGTCGCGCGCGACGACCTGGCCGAGACCCGCGAGATCGTGCCGATGCTGCGCCACGGCGTGGAGGAGAGCTACCAGGACGTGCGCGAGCTGCTCAACAATTTCCGCTCGCGCCTGGGCGGCGGCGAACTGCGCCCGGCAGTGGAAGACACCGTGGCGCGCTTCCGCCGCCAGTGCCGCACCGAAGCCACGCTCACCATCGACGAACAAGCCGACGGCATCGGCGCGGGCGGCCGGCCGCTGTCGCCGGAACAGCAGCTGCAGGTGCTCTTCATCCTGCAGGAAGCACTGTCCAACGTGCGCAAGCACGCCCTGGCCGCGCACGTGACGGTGGCGCTCAGCCACGGCCGCGACTTCCGCCTGGTGGTGGAGGACGACGGCGAAGGCTTCGATCCCGCCGAACCGGCCACGCGCGCCGAAGCGCATATCGGCCTGAACATCATGCGCGAGCGCGCCGCCCGCCTGGGCGCGCAGCTGCACGTGCGGGCCGCCCCGGGGCGCGGCGTGCGCATCGAGCTGGTGCTGCCGCGCCGCGCCCCACAGAACCCCGAGACCCAGCCATGA
- a CDS encoding response regulator: MTIRILLIDDHTLFRSGIRALLQRQTDFEIVDEAADGVEGIKRAKQHRPDVILLDLNMPGLSGLEALQLLVEDLPQTAVIVLTVSEEAEELATALRSGARGYLIKNIETEALIAGIRRAAAGEPVISDSMTAKLVAQFRAPAPAAAPRHDDAPRLTAREREIVQGLARGESNKEIARDLGVAESTVKIHVQNILKKLNLASRVQVAVYAVEHGLTEAG, encoded by the coding sequence ATGACCATCCGCATCCTGCTGATCGACGACCACACCCTGTTCCGCTCCGGCATCCGCGCGCTGCTGCAGCGCCAGACCGACTTCGAGATTGTCGACGAAGCCGCCGACGGCGTGGAGGGGATCAAGCGTGCCAAGCAGCATCGCCCCGACGTGATCCTGCTGGACCTCAACATGCCTGGCCTGTCGGGACTGGAGGCGCTGCAACTGCTGGTGGAAGACCTGCCGCAGACCGCGGTGATCGTGCTGACGGTGTCCGAGGAAGCCGAGGAACTGGCCACCGCGCTGCGCAGCGGTGCGCGCGGCTACCTGATCAAGAACATCGAGACCGAGGCGCTGATCGCCGGCATCCGCCGCGCCGCCGCGGGCGAGCCGGTGATCTCCGACAGCATGACGGCCAAGCTGGTGGCGCAGTTCCGCGCGCCGGCGCCCGCTGCGGCGCCGCGCCACGACGACGCGCCACGCCTGACCGCGCGCGAGCGCGAGATCGTGCAGGGGCTGGCGCGCGGCGAAAGCAACAAGGAGATCGCGCGCGATCTCGGCGTGGCAGAAAGCACGGTAAAGATCCACGTGCAGAACATTTTGAAGAAGCTGAACCTGGCCAGCCGCGTGCAGGTGGCAGTCTACGCGGTCGAGCACGGCCTGACCGAGGCGGGCTGA
- a CDS encoding DUF3008 family protein, which produces MPAKSKAQQQAAGAALSAKRGDTKAGSLKGASRSMYKSMSEKELDKMASTKTKKLPKHK; this is translated from the coding sequence ATGCCAGCCAAATCGAAGGCACAACAGCAGGCCGCCGGAGCGGCGCTCTCCGCCAAGCGCGGGGACACCAAGGCCGGATCGCTGAAGGGTGCTTCGCGCTCGATGTACAAGTCGATGAGCGAAAAGGAACTCGACAAGATGGCCTCGACCAAGACAAAGAAGCTGCCCAAGCACAAATAG
- a CDS encoding DUF3309 family protein: protein MGIGTILLIILVLLLLGALPAWPYSSGWGYWPSGGLGLIVLIVLLLVVLGRI, encoded by the coding sequence ATGGGAATCGGCACTATCCTTCTGATCATTCTTGTCCTGCTGCTGTTGGGTGCCCTGCCGGCCTGGCCGTACAGTTCCGGCTGGGGTTACTGGCCAAGCGGCGGCCTGGGCCTGATCGTCCTGATCGTGCTGCTGCTCGTGGTTCTCGGCCGGATATAG
- a CDS encoding Crp/Fnr family transcriptional regulator, translating to MSKEVITMGEAINLEALPLFRGVDAAVVAQLRAAATLCCLRKGEYLFRGGEPGAGLTIVLEGLVKLALQPPAGDEAAGERAIEVFGPGAAFGEDLLCLDVPGRMACQAQTRTLVLQIGKTALWQAVMQDPLLAAQLLRNLSGRLHGLMRDIEAISLQTALQRVAGFLREQAFATRRTWLACTQRVIASKLGITPETLSRVMHRFCAERLVRIERGKIYLIDPDGLARQAGPGELAAA from the coding sequence ATGTCGAAGGAGGTCATCACCATGGGTGAAGCCATCAACCTGGAAGCGCTGCCATTGTTCCGCGGCGTCGATGCAGCCGTGGTGGCGCAGTTGCGCGCCGCGGCAACGCTGTGCTGCCTGCGCAAGGGCGAATACCTGTTCCGTGGCGGCGAGCCAGGTGCCGGCCTGACGATCGTGCTGGAGGGCCTGGTCAAGCTGGCGCTGCAGCCACCGGCCGGCGACGAAGCCGCCGGCGAGCGCGCCATCGAAGTCTTCGGTCCGGGCGCGGCCTTCGGCGAAGACCTGCTCTGCCTCGACGTGCCGGGGCGCATGGCCTGCCAGGCGCAGACGCGCACGCTGGTGCTGCAGATCGGCAAGACGGCGCTGTGGCAGGCCGTCATGCAGGATCCGCTGCTGGCCGCGCAGTTGCTGCGCAACCTGTCGGGCCGATTGCATGGGCTGATGCGCGATATCGAGGCGATCAGCCTGCAGACCGCGCTGCAGCGTGTGGCGGGCTTCCTGCGCGAGCAGGCGTTCGCCACGCGGCGCACCTGGCTGGCCTGCACGCAGCGCGTGATTGCGTCAAAGCTGGGGATCACGCCCGAGACCCTGTCGCGCGTGATGCACAGGTTCTGCGCCGAGCGGCTGGTGCGGATCGAGCGCGGCAAGATCTACCTGATCGATCCGGATGGGTTGGCGCGCCAGGCCGGCCCGGGCGAGCTGGCGGCGGCCTGA